In Pseudomonas sp. LRP2-20, the genomic window GCCTGCCTGGCGCGGCTGAACGCGACCTGCACAACACCGCAACACCCAACACTCACGCGCGAAACCAGATAATAAAAACCACGGAGTTTCACCATGACCTTCAAACGCAAGCTGCTTCTTGCCGTACTCCCATTCGCCTTCAGCCTGTCGATGCCGGCCTCGGCACTCGACATCAAGTTCGCCGAGATCCACCCGGCCGGCTACCCGACCGTGGTCGCCGAACAGAACATGGGCAAGAAGCTCGAACAGGCCAGCAATGGCGAAATCACCTTCAAGATGTTCGCCGGCGGCGTGCTGGGCTCGGAGAAGGAAGTGATCGAACAGGCGCAGATCGGTGCGGTGCAGATGACCCGCGTCAGCCTGGGCATCGTCGGCCCGGTGGTGCCGGACGTGAACGTGTTCAACATGCCGTTCGTGTTCCGTGACCATGAGCACATGCGCAAGATCATCGACGGCGACATCGGCCAGGAGATCCTCGACAAGATCACCAACTCCGAATTCAACCTGGTGGCGCTGGCGTGGATGGATGGCGGCTCGCGCAGCCTCTACACCAAGAAGCCGGTACGCAGCCTCGAAGACCTCAAGGGCATGAAGATTCGCGTACAGGGCAACCCGCTGTTCATCGACATGATGAACGCCATGGGCGGCAACGGCATCGCCATGGACACCGGCGAAATCTTCAGCGCCCTGCAGACCGGGGTAATCGACGGCGCCGAGAACAACCCGCCGACCCTGCTCGAACACAACCACTACCAGAGCGCCAAGTACTTCACCCTGACCAATCACCTGATCCTGCCGGAGCCGGTGGTGATGTCCAAGACCACCTGGAACAAGCTCACCCCCGAGCAGCAGGTGCTGGTGAAGAAGGTCGCCCGTGAAGCGCAGATGGAGGAACGCGCGCTGTGGGACGCCAAGTCCGCCGCCAGCGAAGAGAAGCTCAAAGCCGCCGGCGTCGAGTTCATCGCCGTCGACACCAAGCCGTTCTACGACGCCACCGCCCCGGTGCGCGAGAAGTACGGCGCGCAGTACGCCGACCTGATGAAACGTATCGACGCGGTCCAGTAACCCCGGCCCTTTTCCAAGATGACCTCGG contains:
- a CDS encoding TRAP transporter substrate-binding protein — its product is MTFKRKLLLAVLPFAFSLSMPASALDIKFAEIHPAGYPTVVAEQNMGKKLEQASNGEITFKMFAGGVLGSEKEVIEQAQIGAVQMTRVSLGIVGPVVPDVNVFNMPFVFRDHEHMRKIIDGDIGQEILDKITNSEFNLVALAWMDGGSRSLYTKKPVRSLEDLKGMKIRVQGNPLFIDMMNAMGGNGIAMDTGEIFSALQTGVIDGAENNPPTLLEHNHYQSAKYFTLTNHLILPEPVVMSKTTWNKLTPEQQVLVKKVAREAQMEERALWDAKSAASEEKLKAAGVEFIAVDTKPFYDATAPVREKYGAQYADLMKRIDAVQ